The Musa acuminata AAA Group cultivar baxijiao chromosome BXJ2-2, Cavendish_Baxijiao_AAA, whole genome shotgun sequence genome contains the following window.
GGGATACTGAAACCCAAGATCACAGAGCGCCAATGATTTCGGATAAAGGGGCTCACCTTCTTGTCGATCGAAGACTGCCAGGTCTTGATCTCGCCCGCCAGGGACCTCGGCAAGAGGTCGGACTCCGACCCCTCGACGTTCGGTGGCCAGACCTCCGGCGACTTGTAGCAGAGGAACAGGTGCCGATCGTACTGGTGGACCGTCCCCACGAGCGGTCCCTTGCCGAACCCCCGCCGCTGGAACCCGTACTCCGCGTCCTCCCCCGCGGCGGCCTCCGGGGCAGAGACGGCCCCGGAAACGGGTTCGTTCGTTCGCGAGCCTCCCCCTTCGCCGCCGGAGAAGGCGATCGCGGAGGAGTCGGAGGGTGAAGCCATGGAAGCGGGGGGGCGAAGATGGTTCGACGCAGTGCGAACCCCACGACCGCGAGAtggagagcagcggcagcggcagcggcagcggcagagcGATGGGCCTGAAACGAGGTGTCTTATCATAGGGGGAGGGGAATCGGGAACGGGGAACGGGAAGCGCTTATGTTAATGTGGGCACCCTTTCATGCAACCGCTGAAGCACGCCACCGTCCATTCCACGCCCGCTTTCCACATCGACGGCGGACCGTTGACATGGAGAATTCGCATTAGTCGCCTTCCCTTTATTTTAAGCCGCCATGAAAGAGAGAGGAAATAAAAATGAAATGAGACTGTAAATGTTTGTCTTAATTATTGAGGGGTttgttatatataaatatatatgactTATCTAAAGATGGTGTATTCGACTACGTcttcaaatatttaaatattttatatatgtcgCTCTCATTAGGACGCATACAATAATAAACTAATGTTAATCACTCTTCATAATtatcaataatttaaaaaaaagtatTAATATTTGCAAATATCTAATCCatttcttttatcattttaagCAATcgtttaaattttttaaacttaaataaaatataatattataaaattattaaggaatacatttaatatttttaaagataTTAACTATAaaaattcaacatatatatatatatatatatatatatattcaattttagtgCTATTACTAATATTTCTTTGGGGATGTTTGCATTCAGAAAAAACATTCACATAAACATTGAGAAACCAGAATTTAGGGTGCCATTGCAGATGATAAAGGAAGTAAGAAGTTGGAAGATGAAAGTAATAGATAGACAAATGAGATCTAAACATGGATTTCAAAAGATGCATGGAAACAGCAACACAAAGCTTTCATCATTAGATTGACCAACAATTACAACATGTATGTACAGATGGTGATTCCTTCTACTCTGCCAAACCAGAGAATAAGATACATCAAACATCTTACATCAACCTAAGCCTTCTTAACAGGAGCTGCTGCAGAGGAGGGATGATCGATCCACTTGATTGTCACATACAACTCACCAGACTCGACATCGCAAAGCCTCAGACATGCGTCCATCACGATCTCGCCATTGACGTACGTGATACAACTACTGGCCAGGAGGCAATTATCGCAATCTGGAGCCACTTTCCGCAGCTTGGTCTCGCCTGAGGTGAGCTGCAGAGCCCGTTTGAGCTTCGAAGCTGAGAGAAGGGGCTGGAGGTCGAGGAAGGCATGACCCATCTTGTCATCTGACTTGAACCTGTCTCGATCAAACACCTCCTGAGGAAAAGTTTAATGAGACTAAATCAACTTTGTTTCGAGGAAGAAATGTATGGTTCTTCTGCTGAACTATAAGATGTTTGAGGATACAGTGTGGCAGTGTGCACATAGAGTTCTACACTCTTTCTCAAAAACCAAGAAATATATCGAGTTATGTTGTTGTATGACTAAGTTATTCGGTGTAAAACAAAATAGCTCCTCAGGAAAAGTGTCGCCAGATAACCATTAACCTTTGCAAACAAAGAAACAGAAGAATTGCTGCAATTTCTTTGGACCTACCATTTCTCAGATGGTTTATAAGaacattgtttgatttgtagccaGCAAAAGACAGAAACAAGAACAATTGGCAGCCACGGAATTATAGGTTGAAGTATCGCAACATCAGATTTAGTTTGACTATCCGAGCTGAGACGTAGTGAGTGCTAGTTTAGTTGACAGTATAGAAACAGCATTTCTCCTATTATTTTGGATTCAGAATAGTAGAACATACCAGATTTAAGATACCAAGAGGTTCTTTTAGAGAAAATATCAGCTCTTCATTCCAAACCGGATTAAGGCAGCTATTGATGACCTTTGTCTTGGCACTCTAATCAAGCAACAAAAGTTAACACATGAAAATGGTAACCTTTCCACATAACATTTACAAAACAAAACATTATATGGAGTTGAAAGGACTGAGCAAAAACAGGAATTTGAATCATTGATTTGGTTCACAAGTTAAATTACAACAAAAGCTTTGTGAGAAAGAATATACGGCAAAAATTTATAGAATAAGCTTCTGATAGGGGTGCAGGATGTGATGATACATAATGGTGTTTGCATGTTATAATCAAAAGCATGTGTACAATTCAGAacaaaatatatttaataattgcTAGAAAAGAAatcatgcaaatatttatttaaaaatgcaAAGAAGCCAGCATTTTTAACTAATACAACCCAGTCATGAACCTAAATTCAGTGACAAATCTGAAACTAATCCTAATGAATCCCAAGCTGATCAAGTAGGACTTAGCAAAGTCCAAATTAACTGATTTCAATTTTCAACTAATACAACCCAGTCATGAACCTAAATTCAGTGACAAATCTGAACTTGATCTTGATTTTTGGAGGCTGTCTTGGATGAATGTAATAGAGAAGACAAAGAAAAAAATCAACGGaacgaatttaatggattttttaAACTAAGATCTTAATGATAAAAAGGTCTTTTCAGATTTTGCAACTATGCCTATCATTGGATACTATCATAAGATggataggagaagaagaagaagaaggtcttTTCAGATTTTGCAAATATGCCTATCAATGGATACTATCAGAAGAAGATGGAACTAGAAGAAAGACTGTAAAAGATCTGACAACAATTGTAAAACTGTGGAGGAGATGTCGACACTGGTACACTTGTCTTTAAATCGACGGATCCAACGAACCCATCTTTTAAGTGCATAGCCCAGAAATATCATCTGATGATGCAAATAAATATTAAGAGATTGGCAGAAACTGCATAAAAGGACTGAGCAACATCTTTCAAGTATCAATGTGCTTTAAGTTTTAACCCATTAAACTTTGATGTGAGATTCCTTACGAGCCAATTTAGCACTGAAAGATATCTTAGAACAGTAGGGAAAACCAAGTATCTATTGTGGTTTTGAGTATGAAGTTTTTCAGCTACTTAATTGTggtcattaatactaaacatggAGGAGAACATTCGGAAGCATAATAACAGGACGAaagtcaataaaaatataaaccatATAAATGGAAAAACAATGCACCCTAAAGAAAAATAAGCATCTTTGTTGACCTcctgctaaaaataaaaaaagacaagGCAGAAAAGAAGCATCTTTATTGGCCTGAAACTATGATGGTGTCTGTTGATGCGTCCACAACGACACACAACCTTGACACAAGAGATTATGATTTCCTCAAACGCATGAACTTGAGTGTTCTATGATAATGCATCAAGTAAAGCTGCTCGATCATGCTATTACATTGAAATCTACGGATCAACATGTCAACAGGAAATAACCATCTCATAATCAGTTTAAGGTTGCCAAGACTCGCCTGATTTCCGACTTTGACCACAACATACGGATCACTGCTA
Protein-coding sequences here:
- the LOC103972721 gene encoding protein C2-DOMAIN ABA-RELATED 11, with protein sequence MEEEAAGLLKVIIVQGKNLAIRDFTSSDPYVVVKVGNQSAKTKVINSCLNPVWNEELIFSLKEPLGILNLEVFDRDRFKSDDKMGHAFLDLQPLLSASKLKRALQLTSGETKLRKVAPDCDNCLLASSCITYVNGEIVMDACLRLCDVESGELYVTIKWIDHPSSAAAPVKKA